One genomic window of Augochlora pura isolate Apur16 chromosome 5, APUR_v2.2.1, whole genome shotgun sequence includes the following:
- the LOC144470528 gene encoding uncharacterized protein LOC144470528, protein MRLTQILYRNLIYVHKIPYRFRGKHRKEVAPTFKEILDYRNDIIREEQNMLLLKHPYLTREQSQGHMRKIKRERYKKVVAENIEEKNLKFNKRITIVDRLRYYMHNEAWE, encoded by the exons ATGCGTCTTACGCAAATTCTTTACAGAAACCTGATTTATGTTCATAAAATCCCTTACCGATTCCGTGG GAAACATCGCAAAGAAGTGGCACCAACCTTCAAAGAAATTTTAGACTATAGAAATGACATTATAAGGGAAGAACAAAATATGTTGCTGCTAAAACATCCGTACCTTACGCGAGAACAGTCCCAAGGTCATATGCGCAAAATCAAGCGTGAGCGTTACAAAAAAGTGGTAGCAGagaatattgaagaaaaaaacCTGAAATTCAACAAACGAATTACTATTGTGGATCGTTTGAGGTACTACATGCACAACGAGGCTTGGgaataa
- the LOC144470527 gene encoding apoptosis-inducing factor 3 isoform X4 has protein sequence MKLLPLGDAGSKILLVKQKGELHALGTKCTHYGALLHTGALGDGRIRCPWHGACFNIKTGDIEDYPGLDSLPCYKVNVDDNGLVRVRAPRTELGLNRRTKKMCDQDSSNQNTVVIVGGGPAGATCAETLRQENFTGNIIVICKEHSVPYDRVKVSKSFDFDVEQSVLRPPSFYKDHGIEMKLGVEAIGLNTNEKVVELSNDEKLNYNHLFICTGSKPRLPDVPGINLSNIYVLREYTDSQSILSKLSPEKHVVILGLGFIGMEAAAYCVNKCESVTIIGKSRVPLQPVFGATIGNRIRQEFEEKGVKFVFGNNIAQFVAKETDPNCIGTVVLNNGTVLTADIAIIGIGSTFYTDWVKDSSIEMLENGSIKVDKYLKTNLENVYAGGDIAYAPLFGSDELFAAVGHYPLAHYHGKIAAHNICGLNTPLNTIPFFWTSLFGRSYRYAGYGQPDKIKIYGSLEKFEFFAYYLNNGKVIAMSSVGADPIVSDFANFLHEGKSLTEIIINHNPFGWIRNKPKDLVERFENEITTDP, from the exons AAGGTGTCCATGGCACGGCGCTTGTTTCAATATCAAAACAGGAGACATAGAAGATTATCCAGGCCTGGATTCTCTGCCATGCTACAAA GTAAATGTAGATGACAACGGTCTTGTACGTGTAAGGGCACCCCGTACAGAACTGGGATTGAATAGGCGTACAAAGAAAATGTGTGACCAAGACAGCAGTAACCAGAATACAGTTGTAATAGTTGGAGGAGGACCGGCTGGGGCAACCTGTGCGGAAACTTTGAGACAAGAAAACTTTACAGGCAATATAATTGTGATTTGTAAAGAGCACTCAGTCCCATACGACAGAGTCAAAGTATCTAAAAGTTTCGACTTTGACGTTGAGCAGTCGGTTTTAAGACCACCATCATTTTATAAGGATCATGGCATTGAAATGAAGCTGGGCGTGGAAGCTATAG GTCTGAATACAAACGAAAAGGTAGTTGAGTTGAGTAAcgacgaaaaattaaattataatcatttatttatttgtactgGAAGCAAGCCCAGATTGCCTGATGTACCTGGCATAAATCTATccaatatttatgtattacgAGAATATACGGATTCTCAAAGTATATTGTCAAAATTATCACCGGAGAAACACGTTGTAATACTTGGATTAGGATTTATTGGTATGGAAGCTGCTGCGTATTGCGTGAACAAATGCGAATCTGTGACTATTATAGGTAAAAGTAGAGTACCTTTGCAACCTGTTTTTGGTGCAACAATTGGTAACAGGATTAGACAAGAATTCGAGGAGAAAG GTGTTAAGTTTgtatttggaaataatattgcaCAGTTTGTTGCGAAGGAGACAGACCCAAATTGTATAGGTACAGTAGTGCTCAACAATGGTACAGTACTTACAGCTGATATAGCTATTATTGGCATTGGGTCCACGTTTTACACAGATTGGGTAAAAGATTCTTCTATCGAAATGTTGGAGAATGGCAGCATAAAAGTTGACAAG TACCTGAAAACAAATCTGGAAAACGTGTACGCTGGCGGCGACATCGCGTACGCACCGCTGTTTGGTTCCGACGAGCTATTTGCGGCAGTGGGCCACTATCCTCTGGCCCATTATCATGGGAAAATAGCGGCACACAATATATGCGGCCTTAACACGCCATTGAATACAATTCCATTTTTCTGGACATCTCTATTTGGCAGAAGTTACCGATACGCCG GATACGGGCAAccagacaaaataaaaatttatggtTCTTTGGAGAAGTTTGAATTTTTCGCATACTATCTTAACAATGGCAAAGTTATTGCAATGAGTAGCGTGGGAGCAGACCCTATTGTATCAGACTTTGCAAATTTCTTACACGAAGGAAAATCATTAACAGAAATCATTATTAACCATAATCCGTTTGGTTGGATAAGAAATAAACCAAAAGATCTGGTCGAGCgctttgaaaatgaaattacgaCGGACCCGTGA